The Sesamum indicum cultivar Zhongzhi No. 13 linkage group LG6, S_indicum_v1.0, whole genome shotgun sequence genomic interval TACAACATTCTTTATGGGATGCTTATCGAAATACTCGGAGGCTCTGATTCCCCAGCCAATATCAGCATCCAAAGGCCAATCTGGATCCTCCTCCTCAATCAGCATCTTCTTTTCTCCTGAAGCATTATtgtcttcatcttcatcactATCAGAGTCATCATCTGATGTGTCATCTTCAGAACCCAGATCACCATCAGCCTTTTTCTTCATGATGTTTTCCATATTCTTCAGAATTTCGGGATTCTGCTTCCGGATTGACTCAAAAGTCCGTTCCAACGAATCACGCACGAAATCCTCAACAGCTGCTGCTTCGCTTTTGCGACCCCGCCTTGGCTTTTTAGGGATCATTGCCGGAAACAAAGTCTCGGAGTCCTCACACTCATTTTGAGGACCTTTAGTAGTTTTGCGGAGTCGGGTTTTTCCAGTAGGCTTCAACTTTGGATTACGGCTAAGATTGGCGTCAGGATTCGGGTCAGATTTCCTTGAATCAGCAAAGCAGACCAGGCGTTTCACAGTGCTCCCAGGAGGTCGGACAACGAAATTTGGAGTTGAAACAGAACATAAACATGAAGTACATACTTTGGCAATTTTGGAAGACGGCAACCGAAAAGAATGTAAACTAGAATTCGTATTCACTGTCGAAAGCAACATCGATCTGTCGATTTATGACGTCCAATCTTCTGGGAGACGTAGATGCTGctgttaaaaagaaataaagtaaGAAAACCTgttggcaacaaaaaatacacaatCAATAACTCAGGAGACCAAAGAATTGAAGGCCCCAAACATCACacaattatacaaacaaaagatAAGATCATGTGGAAGAAAAACCCATCTCTTCTAAcgtggaaaaagaaagaaattaacatAACATACACGAGAAGAGCATAAtagaaggaggaggaggagcataacattaaaaaagaaaaaaagaaagtggtGGTGGAGTAAGCAAACCATCAAACACATGGCACACAAGCCAAAGATAGTACAATTATAAGTGTAAACTACGAAAACCAAAACATGGGGAACTGAGATTCGCCATAAGCTCTCCCGTGTgcgtgtgagagagagagagagagagtacgAGTGGTTGGCGGGAGGTGGCAGGCAGGCAATAACTGGAGAGAAGAGAAACTATTCTGGAGTTGCTTTAGCTATTCAACTTCCTTCTTGTACTAGTACTGTACACTCCTGTACACTACTACTACTTTTGccttttgtatatatatatatgtatgcgtgtgtgtgtgagagagaaaggttggtaataattattagggtaaatttcAACCtctatttggtataattaccaATGCccttatcatttaaaaaattatcaaaattcttTGATTTTAATGGTTGTCTAATAATTAGTACAATCCGTTAGGTGttcatccatttttataatgaactaaccaaaatactcttataaattaaaaattataattttatttattttttaagattttctgattttctttATTGGACTAactagataattatttttttataatttaaaattttttctatcCACTCCTCccgatatttttataaatttttattttttctagaaaaaacacaaaacaaattatataataagagcaaagttgataatttcataatttcattcaagaattatataatttcatcatataCCAAGAAggtatttgtgattttttaaataacaaaaaaaatatttataattatattaaattttaaagaagaTAGTTGTTATTTAGCTTATTACTGCAAGAGCAAGTAATAAAGAAACGGCCTACCACCACAACCCGCCAACTCCAACCCCTCAACACCAACACACTTTATGCTCTTTATCGATTTTGAATGAATTTCAACTATACTTCCActctaatattaaatattacattttagtTTGTgcttttttctatatttactatataatcTTCTAAATTAAGGGGGGAAAAACATGAGTTACTAAATTGTCGtattaaaagtatataaataaataatttcaagattataagcccaaaatttcaaacttaaattaagaaataatgtGTGTCAACTATGAAgctgtattatattttttaaaatttttctttttattgtctAAAGtttagtaattataaatagctTGTGCTCAAATTTGgtgataatagaaaaaatatgtgaaatgGCATAAGATTGATTAATAATACACCGTATTCGCCAATTCCAAATATTCCccacacattttttttattcaataactAAACTctctctaattaatatttatccaatTTGAAGTTAATCAATGAACTAACTACTTGTGCATttaccatcatcatcattatttccTTATCAATAACACTctgtgtataatttataacaataacactgaaaataaaatatttatacgaatttaataatatatataataata includes:
- the LOC105163591 gene encoding uncharacterized protein LOC105163591 isoform X1; the encoded protein is MLLSTVNTNSSLHSFRLPSSKIAKVCTSCLCSVSTPNFVVRPPGSTVKRLVCFADSRKSDPNPDANLSRNPKLKPTGKTRLRKTTKGPQNECEDSETLFPAMIPKKPRRGRKSEAAAVEDFVRDSLERTFESIRKQNPEILKNMENIMKKKADGDLGSEDDTSDDDSDSDEDEDNNASGEKKMLIEEEDPDWPLDADIGWGIRASEYFDKHPIKNVVGEDGTEIDWEGEIDDGLVKEINCLEWESFAFHPSPLIVLVFERYNRASDNWKVLKELEKAAEVYWKAKDRLPPRTVKIDINIERDLAYALKVKECPQILFLRGNKILYREKDMRSADELVQMIAYFYYNAKKPSYINDAALSSPHQWR